In a single window of the Gossypium hirsutum isolate 1008001.06 chromosome A13, Gossypium_hirsutum_v2.1, whole genome shotgun sequence genome:
- the LOC121212533 gene encoding replication factor C subunit 3 isoform X1 encodes MLWVDKYRPKTLDQAMVHQEIALNLKKLVAEQDCPHLLFYGPSGSGKKTLIMALLRQIFGPSAEKVKVENKNWKIDAGSRTIDLELTMLSSANHVELSPSDAGFQDRYIVQEIIKEMAKNRPIDTKGKKGYKVLILNEVDKLSREAQHSLRRTMEKYSASCRLILCCNSSSKVTEAIRSRCLNIRINAPSEEQIIKVIEFIGKKEGLQLPSGFAARIAEKSNRSLRRAILSFETCRVQQHPFTSNQAILPMDWEEYISEIATDIMKEQSPKRLFEVRGKVYELLINCIPPEIILKRLLHELLKKLDAELKHEVCHWAAYYEHRMRLGQKAIFHIEAFVAKFMSIYKAFLIATFG; translated from the exons atgTTGTGGGTTGATAAATACCGACCCAAAACCCTAGACCAAGCTATGGTTCATCAAGAGATTGCCCTGAATCTCAAGAAACTG GTTGCAGAGCAGGATTGCCCTCACTTACTCTTCTATGGACCATCTGGGTCTGGCAAGAAAACCCTAATTATGGCTCTTCTTAGACAAATTTTTGGTCCCTCTGCTGAAAAG GTGAAAGTGGAGAATAAGAACTGGAAAATTGAT gCTGGAAGTAGAACAATTGATCTGGAGTTGACCATGTTGTCAAGTGCCAACCATGTGGAATTGAGTCCAAGTGATGCAGGCTTTCAGGACAGATACATAGTTCAAGAGATAATTAAGGAAATGGCTAAAAATAGACCAATTGACACCAAAGGGAAAAAAGGATATAAAG TGCTGATTCTAAATGAAGTTGACAAGCTTTCAAGAGAAGCCCAGCATTCACTCCGAAGAACAATGGAGAAGTACAGTGCTTCTTGCCGTCTAATTTTGTGCTGTAATAGTTCTTCAAAAGTCACTGAAGCCATTCGGTCTCGTTGTTTGAACATTCGAATAAATGCTCCTTCAGAAGAACAG ATCATTAAGGTGATAGAGTTCATTGGAAAGAAAGAAGGGTTGCAACTTCCATCTGGTTTTGCGGCCCGCATTGCAGAAAAGTCAAATAGGAGTTTAAGGAGAGCTATATTGTCATTTGAGACTTGCCGTGTTCAACA GCACCCTTTCACAAGCAACCAAGCAATTCTGCCAATGGATTGGGAGGAATATATATCTGAAATAGCAACTGATATAATGAAGGAGCAAAGCCCTAAAAG gCTGTTTGAGGTTCGAGGGAAGGTGTATGAATTGCTTATAAATTGTATTCCACCTGAGATTATCCTGAAG AGGCTCCTTCATGAgttattgaagaaattggatgCAGAGCTAAAACACGAGGTGTGCCATTGGGCTGCGTATTAT GAGCATAGGATGCGTCTTGGACAGAAAGCCATCTTTCATATTGAAG CATTTGTTGCCAAGTTCATGAGCATTTACAAGGCCTTCCTGATTGCAACATTTGGCTGA
- the LOC107893136 gene encoding cation/calcium exchanger 2 → MGTWVLQYQNKRCILIFMNISFLLVASVFLMMCSSPSQVVLGSNGSKFRNSQQDCKALEDLDDYKAKCSYLKSNNNPCVYQGYVDYLYHFYCNFGRFPVLGLCLLIAWLIVLFYLLGNTASEYFCYSLESLSSLLKLSPTLAGVTLLSLGNGAPDVFSSVVSFMDSATQDVGLNTVLGGVFFVTSIVVGTIGTFVHRKRVAVNKPAFVRDVCYLLLVLVSLILILIMGEINLWGAMAFSSMYIVYVILVYIIYIVWNSGGRDITDSDSSYNSGLNIPILNGIDKMEIVYLEEGDVKDVKVDEFKNCCLCLRISDTWSVLLWVLEMPLYLPRRLTIPIACQERWSKPVAVVSVTLAPILLSVLWDLQDDNLTFKTGLVVYGIGVLFGISLGFLAYLRTEKSNPPKTCLFPWLAGGFLMSVVWSYIIAQELVGLLISLGHILGISQSILGFTVLAWGNSLGDIVTNLTMALNGGPEGVQVAISGCYAGPIFNTLFGLGMSLVGSAWYGYPSPVQIPEDPYLLETLGFLVAALLWALLVLPMRNMKLDGVLGGGLFLIYFTSMSLRVIEAL, encoded by the coding sequence ATGGGTACTTGGGTATTACAGTACCAAAACAAGAGGTGCATCCTCATTTTCATGAACATTTCATTCCTCTTGGTGGCATCTGTTTTCCTGATGATGTGTTCCAGTCCTTCACAAGTTGTTTTAGGGAGCAATGGTTCTAAATTTCGCAATAGCCAGCAAGATTGTAAAGCCCTGGAGGATTTAGATGATTATAAAGCCAAGTGTTCTTATCTCAAGTCTAATAATAACCCATGTGTTTATCAAGGCTATGTTGATTATCTTTaccatttttattgcaattttggAAGATTTCCTGTGTTGGGTCTTTGCCTGTTGATTGCTTGGCTTATTGTCTTGTTTTATCTTTTGGGAAATACAGCCTCTGAATACTTCTGCTATTCCCTTGAAAGCTTGTCAAGCCTGTTAAAACTGTCCCCTACGCTTGCTGGTGTTACACTCTTGTCTCTTGGCAACGGTGCCCCTGACGTGTTTTCTAGCGTAGTCTCTTTCATGGATAGCGCTACACAGGACGTTGGCCTAAATACTGTTTTAGGTGGTGTTTTCTTTGTGACTAGTATCGTGGTCGGAACGATAGGCACTTTCGTGCACCGGAAACGGGTTGCGGTCAACAAACCGGCCTTTGTAAGAGATGTTTGCTACCTCCTCTTGGTTCTTGTGTCCTTAATTTTGATATTGATTATGGGGGAAATCAATCTTTGGGGAGCAATGGCCTTTTCTTCAATGTATATTGTTTATGTCATCCTTGTTTACATCATATATATTGTTTGGAATTCTGGTGGAAGGGACATAACGGATTCGGATTCGAGCTATAACAGCGGTTTGAACATACCGATTTTGAACGGAATCGACAAAATGGAGATCGTTTATTTAGAGGAAGGGGATGTGAAAGATGTAAAAGTAGATGAATTCAAGAACTGTTGCTTATGTTTAAGAATATCAGATACTTGGAGTGTGTTACTTTGGGTCCTTGAGATGCCCCTGTATTTACCTAGGAGATTAACAATCCCAATTGCTTGTCAAGAAAGATGGTCTAAACCAGTTGCAGTTGTTTCAGTGACATTAGCACCAATTCTCTTATCTGTACTTTGGGACCTTCAAGATGACAATCTAACCTTCAAAACTGGTCTGGTGGTCTATGGAATTGGGGTCCTGTTTGGCATCAGTTTGGGGTTTCTTGCATATTTGAGAACCGAAAAATCTAACCCACCAAAGACCTGCTTGTTCCCTTGGTTAGCTGGAGGGTTCTTGATGAGTGTGGTTTGGAGTTACATCATAGCTCAAGAATTAGTTGGCTTATTGATTTCACTTGGCCACATACTTGGAATCAGTCAGTCAATCCTTGGTTTCACAGTCCTTGCTTGGGGCAACTCACTTGGAGACATTGTCACCAACTTGACAATGGCATTGAATGGTGGTCCAGAAGGGGTTCAAGTGGCTATATCAGGCTGCTATGCTGGTCCTATCTTCAACACTCTCTTTGGTTTAGGCATGTCATTGGTTGGCTCAGCCTGGTATGGGTACCCTTCACCTGTTCAGATCCCTGAAGACCCTTATCTCCTTGAAACACTGGGTTTCCTTGTTGCCGCCTTGCTTTGGGCCCTTTTGGTCCTACCAATGAGAAATATGAAGCTTGATGGGGTCCTTGGTGGAGGCCTTTTTCTCATCTACTTCACTTCCATGTCTTTAAGGGTAATTGAAGCCCTCTAA
- the LOC121212533 gene encoding replication factor C subunit 3 isoform X2: protein MALLRQIFGPSAEKVKVENKNWKIDAGSRTIDLELTMLSSANHVELSPSDAGFQDRYIVQEIIKEMAKNRPIDTKGKKGYKVLILNEVDKLSREAQHSLRRTMEKYSASCRLILCCNSSSKVTEAIRSRCLNIRINAPSEEQIIKVIEFIGKKEGLQLPSGFAARIAEKSNRSLRRAILSFETCRVQQHPFTSNQAILPMDWEEYISEIATDIMKEQSPKRLFEVRGKVYELLINCIPPEIILKRLLHELLKKLDAELKHEVCHWAAYYEHRMRLGQKAIFHIEAFVAKFMSIYKAFLIATFG from the exons ATGGCTCTTCTTAGACAAATTTTTGGTCCCTCTGCTGAAAAG GTGAAAGTGGAGAATAAGAACTGGAAAATTGAT gCTGGAAGTAGAACAATTGATCTGGAGTTGACCATGTTGTCAAGTGCCAACCATGTGGAATTGAGTCCAAGTGATGCAGGCTTTCAGGACAGATACATAGTTCAAGAGATAATTAAGGAAATGGCTAAAAATAGACCAATTGACACCAAAGGGAAAAAAGGATATAAAG TGCTGATTCTAAATGAAGTTGACAAGCTTTCAAGAGAAGCCCAGCATTCACTCCGAAGAACAATGGAGAAGTACAGTGCTTCTTGCCGTCTAATTTTGTGCTGTAATAGTTCTTCAAAAGTCACTGAAGCCATTCGGTCTCGTTGTTTGAACATTCGAATAAATGCTCCTTCAGAAGAACAG ATCATTAAGGTGATAGAGTTCATTGGAAAGAAAGAAGGGTTGCAACTTCCATCTGGTTTTGCGGCCCGCATTGCAGAAAAGTCAAATAGGAGTTTAAGGAGAGCTATATTGTCATTTGAGACTTGCCGTGTTCAACA GCACCCTTTCACAAGCAACCAAGCAATTCTGCCAATGGATTGGGAGGAATATATATCTGAAATAGCAACTGATATAATGAAGGAGCAAAGCCCTAAAAG gCTGTTTGAGGTTCGAGGGAAGGTGTATGAATTGCTTATAAATTGTATTCCACCTGAGATTATCCTGAAG AGGCTCCTTCATGAgttattgaagaaattggatgCAGAGCTAAAACACGAGGTGTGCCATTGGGCTGCGTATTAT GAGCATAGGATGCGTCTTGGACAGAAAGCCATCTTTCATATTGAAG CATTTGTTGCCAAGTTCATGAGCATTTACAAGGCCTTCCTGATTGCAACATTTGGCTGA
- the LOC121212534 gene encoding cationic amino acid transporter 2, vacuolar isoform X2, which produces MGVLVDSQKEGFGSSWGGLKNLVRRKQVDCAHTKRLDNHQLAKELTIPHLIAVGVGSTIGAGVYILVGAVARDHSGPALTMCFLIAGIAAALSAFCYAELASLCPSAGSAYHYSYICVGEGVAWLVGWALILEYTIGGSAVARGIFPNLALLFGGENSLPTFLARQHFPGLDVMVDPCAAALVLIVTGFLCLGIKESALAQGIATAVNVFAMLFVIIAGGYLGFKTGWTGYEVPTGYFPFGVDGMLAGSATVFFSYIGFDTVASTAEEAKNPKRDLPLGIALSLSICCCLYMLVSIVIVGLVPYYAMDPDTPISSAFASNGMQWAAYIITVGAVTALISTLMGSILPQPRILMAMARDGLLPSFFLDVNKHTQVPVNSTLATGIVASILAFFMDVSQLAGMVSVGTLLAFTMVAVSVLILRYVPPDEVPLPLSLQESIDSYKLRHNSDAQMINGENPAKSPGDPCLPLLGEKNVAVDCTVVEKLEALSSCTLDEENRRKIAGWTIMLICVGAFMLTFAASNLWFSSLIRFTLCGAGGLLLLSGLVILTCIDQDDERHNFGHAGGFICPFVPLLPISCILINVYLLINLEVATWVRVSVWLMVGVLIYIFYGRRHSSLLNAIYVPKAHVDEIYRSSGAIL; this is translated from the exons ATGGGTGTTCTGGTTGATTCCCAGAAAGAGGGTTTCGGTTCTTCATGGGGTGGTTTAAAGAATTTGGTAAGAAGAAAACAGGTAGATTGTGCCCATACCAAGCGTTTGGATAATCATCAGCTGGCTAAAGAGTTGACCATTCCTCATCTCATAGCAGTCG GTGTTGGATCAACAATCGGAGCTGGAGTTTATATTCTTGTTGGAGCAGTTGCTAGAGACCATTCTGGGCCAGCTCTCACCATGTGCTTTCTAATTGCCGGAATTGCCGCTGCCCTCTCTGCTTTTTGCTATGCTGAGCTTGCTAGTCTTTGCCCGTCTGCTGGCAGTGCCTATCATTATTCATACATTTGTGTTGGTGAAGG TGTTGCCTGGTTGGTTGGTTGGGCTCTGATACTGGAGTATACAATTGGTGGATCTGCTGTTGCTCGTGGCATTTTCCCTAATCTG GCTTTGCTCTTTGGAGGTGAAAATAGTCTACCAACTTTTCTAGCTCGTCAGCATTTTCCCGGGCTTGATGTTATGGTGGACCCATGCGCTGCAGCTCTAGTTCTCATTGTGACTGGGTTCTTATGCTTGGGAATCAAGGAG AGTGCACTTGCACAAGGCATTGCCACAGCTGTAAATGTATTTGCCATGCTTTTTGTAATAATAGCTGGTGGTTATCTGGGTTTCAAGACTGGATGGACCGGATATGAAGTTCCTACTGG GTATTTTCCCTTTGGGGTGGATGGAATGCTTGCGGGATCTGCAACAGTCTTCTTTTCTTATATTGGTTTTGATACGGTTGCAAGCACGGCTGAGGAG GCGAAGAATCCCAAACGAGATTTGCCACTGGGTATTGCATTATCTCTCTCCATTTGTTGTTGTTTGTACATGCTGGTTTCTATTGTAATTGTGGGTCTGGTCCCATATTATGCAATGGATCCTGACACCCCCATCTCCTCTGCATTTGCTAGCAATGGGATGCAATGGGCTGC TTACATAATAACTGTTGGAGCTGTTACTGCCCTTATCTCAACATTGATGGGCTCAATCCTCCCTCAG CCTCGAATTCTTATGGCAATGGCTAGAGATGGATTGCTGCCATCCTTCTTTTTGGATGTTAACAAACACACTCAAGTTCCTGTCAATAGCACGCTAGCAACTGGTATAGTTGCTTCTATCTTGGCATTCTTCATGGATGTTTCACAATTGGCAGGGATG GTCAGTGTGGGTACACTTCTTGCATTTACAATGGTTGCAGTTTCTGTGCTGATACTTAGATATGTCCCACCAGACGAGGTGCCACTTCCGTTATCACTTCAGGAGTCAATTGATTCTTACAAGCTGAGACATAATAGTGATGCTCAGATGATTAATGGAGAAAACCCAGCGAAGAGTCCTGGAGATCCTTGTCTGCCTTTGCTTGGAGAAAAGAATGTTGCAGTTGATTGTACTGTTGTTGAAAAACTAGAAGCTCTATCCAGTT GTACCCTTGATGAAGAGAACCGAAGGAAAATAGCCGGCTGGACCATAATGTTAATATGTGTAGGGGCATTTATGCTTACATTTGCAGCTTCAAATCTGTGGTTTTCGAG CCTTATTCGGTTCACTTTGTGTGGTGCTGGcggtcttcttcttctttctggTTTGGTAATTCTCACCTGTATTGATCAAGATGATGAAAGGCATAACTTTGGACATGCAGGAG gtTTCATATGTCCTTTCGTTCCACTCCTACCAATCTCTTGCATTCTCATCAATGTTTACCTTCTCATCAATTTGGA GGTTGCAACCTGGGTTCGAGTTTCGGTTTGGCTAATGGTCGGGGTTCTTATTTACATATTCTATGGTCGTAGACACAGCTCGCTGCTAAATGCGATCTACGTGCCTAAAGCGCATGTGGATGAAATTTATCGCTCCTCCGGAGCAATTCTTTAG
- the LOC107893140 gene encoding uncharacterized protein: protein MAISSSSTSILFFFLIFVLLLTCFSRYHRLQRVGFKWTGIDFASPTIDVTPTPLSGYSSVRGSKYVLLCDRVHVSGHSRLKLGSYANFFRVTLAPSVLIPERLHSKIQVCFHRNASLGLCKCGDGDWKPLQKGIWHTAMSPYDDRYIDVKFIGDMSGSVTVALEEDFQLWRLIFLVLGFVLLLLAPFVSKWVPFYYSSSMALGVLLVVIILLYQGMKLLPTGRKSTFYFTMYGSMLLGAGSFLLNQFSVLVNSILVNFGLSEEMHNPVAIFAFVGIVLSGAGLGYWTARKFVILKDGSVDVGVAQFVKWAMRIISILFIFQSTVDSRLAVVALASCSAICSLNTSKIRKGYMQPQYSRDQSPWLHHSRQRTLMPGRAEFLSRSPRVDSNQKMRNSPKTAPAWTNSLVKGYYAKLGEGAIDHQDYYSTFHKTNHQKKFTEQEWEDFSQESTRQAMAELAASPEFTDWMIEHADRIKLLPRDDSSDESVGSKSSSDDEDEESHSWFRLF from the exons ATGGCCatctcttcttcttctacttcgattctctttttttttcttatctttGTTCTCCTTCTCACATGCTTCTCACGTTATCACCGACTTCAAAG GGTGGGTTTTAAATGGACAGGTATAGACTTCGCTAGCCCAACAATAGATGTCACGCCAACTCCCCTTTCCGGGTATTCATCTGTTCGTGGTTCTAAATATGTTCTGTTATGTGATCGAGTTCATGTTTCTGGTCACTCAAGATTGAAACTTGGAAGTTATGCCAATTTTTTTCGGGTTACTTTGGCTCCATCTGTCTTAATACCCGAAAGACTACACAGCAAAATACAAGTTTGTTTTCATCG GAATGCTTCGCTTGGATTATGCAAGTGTGGGGATGGTGATTGGAAGCCACTGCAAAAGGGTATATGGCATACTGCCATGTCACCTTATGATGATAGATATATTGACGTGAAGTTTATCGGTGACATGTCTGGTTCTGTCACCGTTGCTCTTGAAGAAG ATTTTCAGCTATGGCGGCTTATTTTTCTAGTTTTAGGATTTGTTTTGTTGTTGCTGGCACCGTTTGTCAGCAAGTGGGTTCCTTTTTACTACAGCAGTTCAATGGCTCTTGGTGTTCTTCTTGTCGTTATAATCCTTCTGTATCAG ggaatgaaattgttgccaacaGGAAGGaaaagtactttttatttcacTATGTATGGATCAATGTTG ctTGGAGCTGGATCTTTCCTTTTAAATCAATTCTCTGTGCTCGTAAATTCAATTCTTGTCAATTTTGGGCTGAGTGAAGAGATGCATAATCCG gTTGCTATATTTGCATTTGTCGGAATTGTCCTCTCAGGAGCTGGGTTGGGGTACTGGACTGCAAGAAAATTTGTGATCTTAAAAGATGGAAGCGTTGATGTTGGTGTTGCCCAGTTTGTAAAATGGGCCATGCGTATCATTTCAATTCTCTTCATTTTCCAG AGCACTGTTGATAGTCGGTTGGCAGTTGTGGCATTGGCATCTTGCTCAGCTATCTGTTCTCTTAACACATCGAAGATAAGGAAGGGTTATAT GCAACCACAGTATTCTCGGGACCAGAGTCCTTGGCTGCACCACTCGAGGCAGAGAACACTGATGCCAGGCCGTGCTGAATTTTTAAGTCGGTCGCCAAGAGTGGATTCTAATCAGAAGATGCGGAATAGTCCGAAGACTGCCCCGGCATGGACTAACTCTCTTGTGAAAGGTTATTATGCTAAGCTTGGTGAAGGTGCTATAGATCATCAAGATTACTATTCAACCTTTCACAAGACAAACCACCAGAAGAAATTCACGGAGCAAGAATGGGAAGATTTCAGTCAGGAATCCACCCGGCAAGCCATGGCGGAGCTGGCAGCGTCTCCGGAATTCACAGATTGGATGATTGAGCATGCTGACAGGATAAAACTCCTTCCACGTGATGATAGTTCAGATGAATCAGTGGGAAGTAAATCAAGTTCAGACGATGAAGATGAAGAAAGCCACAGCTGGTTCAGATTATTCTAA
- the LOC121212534 gene encoding cationic amino acid transporter 2, vacuolar isoform X1, with product MGVLVDSQKEGFGSSWGGLKNLVRRKQVDCAHTKRLDNHQLAKELTIPHLIAVGVGSTIGAGVYILVGAVARDHSGPALTMCFLIAGIAAALSAFCYAELASLCPSAGSAYHYSYICVGEGVAWLVGWALILEYTIGGSAVARGIFPNLALLFGGENSLPTFLARQHFPGLDVMVDPCAAALVLIVTGFLCLGIKESALAQGIATAVNVFAMLFVIIAGGYLGFKTGWTGYEVPTGYFPFGVDGMLAGSATVFFSYIGFDTVASTAEEAKNPKRDLPLGIALSLSICCCLYMLVSIVIVGLVPYYAMDPDTPISSAFASNGMQWAAYIITVGAVTALISTLMGSILPQPRILMAMARDGLLPSFFLDVNKHTQVPVNSTLATGIVASILAFFMDVSQLAGMVSVGTLLAFTMVAVSVLILRYVPPDEVPLPLSLQESIDSYKLRHNSDAQMINGENPAKSPGDPCLPLLGEKNVAVDCTVVEKLEALSSFTAGTLDEENRRKIAGWTIMLICVGAFMLTFAASNLWFSSLIRFTLCGAGGLLLLSGLVILTCIDQDDERHNFGHAGGFICPFVPLLPISCILINVYLLINLEVATWVRVSVWLMVGVLIYIFYGRRHSSLLNAIYVPKAHVDEIYRSSGAIL from the exons ATGGGTGTTCTGGTTGATTCCCAGAAAGAGGGTTTCGGTTCTTCATGGGGTGGTTTAAAGAATTTGGTAAGAAGAAAACAGGTAGATTGTGCCCATACCAAGCGTTTGGATAATCATCAGCTGGCTAAAGAGTTGACCATTCCTCATCTCATAGCAGTCG GTGTTGGATCAACAATCGGAGCTGGAGTTTATATTCTTGTTGGAGCAGTTGCTAGAGACCATTCTGGGCCAGCTCTCACCATGTGCTTTCTAATTGCCGGAATTGCCGCTGCCCTCTCTGCTTTTTGCTATGCTGAGCTTGCTAGTCTTTGCCCGTCTGCTGGCAGTGCCTATCATTATTCATACATTTGTGTTGGTGAAGG TGTTGCCTGGTTGGTTGGTTGGGCTCTGATACTGGAGTATACAATTGGTGGATCTGCTGTTGCTCGTGGCATTTTCCCTAATCTG GCTTTGCTCTTTGGAGGTGAAAATAGTCTACCAACTTTTCTAGCTCGTCAGCATTTTCCCGGGCTTGATGTTATGGTGGACCCATGCGCTGCAGCTCTAGTTCTCATTGTGACTGGGTTCTTATGCTTGGGAATCAAGGAG AGTGCACTTGCACAAGGCATTGCCACAGCTGTAAATGTATTTGCCATGCTTTTTGTAATAATAGCTGGTGGTTATCTGGGTTTCAAGACTGGATGGACCGGATATGAAGTTCCTACTGG GTATTTTCCCTTTGGGGTGGATGGAATGCTTGCGGGATCTGCAACAGTCTTCTTTTCTTATATTGGTTTTGATACGGTTGCAAGCACGGCTGAGGAG GCGAAGAATCCCAAACGAGATTTGCCACTGGGTATTGCATTATCTCTCTCCATTTGTTGTTGTTTGTACATGCTGGTTTCTATTGTAATTGTGGGTCTGGTCCCATATTATGCAATGGATCCTGACACCCCCATCTCCTCTGCATTTGCTAGCAATGGGATGCAATGGGCTGC TTACATAATAACTGTTGGAGCTGTTACTGCCCTTATCTCAACATTGATGGGCTCAATCCTCCCTCAG CCTCGAATTCTTATGGCAATGGCTAGAGATGGATTGCTGCCATCCTTCTTTTTGGATGTTAACAAACACACTCAAGTTCCTGTCAATAGCACGCTAGCAACTGGTATAGTTGCTTCTATCTTGGCATTCTTCATGGATGTTTCACAATTGGCAGGGATG GTCAGTGTGGGTACACTTCTTGCATTTACAATGGTTGCAGTTTCTGTGCTGATACTTAGATATGTCCCACCAGACGAGGTGCCACTTCCGTTATCACTTCAGGAGTCAATTGATTCTTACAAGCTGAGACATAATAGTGATGCTCAGATGATTAATGGAGAAAACCCAGCGAAGAGTCCTGGAGATCCTTGTCTGCCTTTGCTTGGAGAAAAGAATGTTGCAGTTGATTGTACTGTTGTTGAAAAACTAGAAGCTCTATCCAGTT TTACTGCAGGTACCCTTGATGAAGAGAACCGAAGGAAAATAGCCGGCTGGACCATAATGTTAATATGTGTAGGGGCATTTATGCTTACATTTGCAGCTTCAAATCTGTGGTTTTCGAG CCTTATTCGGTTCACTTTGTGTGGTGCTGGcggtcttcttcttctttctggTTTGGTAATTCTCACCTGTATTGATCAAGATGATGAAAGGCATAACTTTGGACATGCAGGAG gtTTCATATGTCCTTTCGTTCCACTCCTACCAATCTCTTGCATTCTCATCAATGTTTACCTTCTCATCAATTTGGA GGTTGCAACCTGGGTTCGAGTTTCGGTTTGGCTAATGGTCGGGGTTCTTATTTACATATTCTATGGTCGTAGACACAGCTCGCTGCTAAATGCGATCTACGTGCCTAAAGCGCATGTGGATGAAATTTATCGCTCCTCCGGAGCAATTCTTTAG